The sequence AATATTGTCAAGCACACAAGTGCAGATATCGCCGTCGTTTTAATAAAAGAATTAGATGACAAAATTGAGCTCGAGATAAGAGATAATGGAGAAGGATTTAATGTCGAGGACACCTTAAATAAAAAGGCAACTCGTCTTGGAATAATTGATATGAGAGAAAGGGCAAAAACATATGGAGGCCAATTTAATATAAGTTCCACAAAAGGAGGTGGTACAGTTGTCAAAATCTCTTTCCCAAAACCTAAAAACAATGATATTAGTTGACGATCATGCCATATTGAGAGCAGGTTTAAAGGCATTGATCCAAGAACATCAAGAAAAATTTAACGTAATTGACGAAGCTTCAAGCGGAAAAGAAGCTGTTGAAAAAATAAAGAGACTGCAGCCAGACATAGCTGTATTAGACATTTCTTTGCCAGACTCAAGCGGGTTAGACTTAATAGATTCAATCAAATCCAGCTCTCCAAATACAAAAATTCTTATATTAAGCATGTTTGAAGATGAAACTATGATAGTTAAGGCATTGAAAATGGGGGCAAATGGATTTGTGCCAAAAAGATTGGCTTACGATGAGCTGATTGAAGCTCTTGAAACAATTTCAAACACAGAGGATACTTATATTCCATCATGTCTTGCAAAAACAGTCTTGAGAGGAATGTTAAACAATGAGAAAAAGGTAAAACTCAGTACAAGAGAAAGCCAGGTCCTAAGATATACAGCCTTAGGATATGGAAACAAAGAAATGGCAAACAAACTTAATCTATCAGTAAAAACAATAGAAACCTACAAGCTCAGGATTTCAGAAAAAATAAATGCTCAAAAAAAGTCTGATCTTGTAAAATACGCGATAAAAGAGGGCCT is a genomic window of Thermodesulfobium sp. 4217-1 containing:
- a CDS encoding response regulator transcription factor, encoding MSKSLSQNLKTMILVDDHAILRAGLKALIQEHQEKFNVIDEASSGKEAVEKIKRLQPDIAVLDISLPDSSGLDLIDSIKSSSPNTKILILSMFEDETMIVKALKMGANGFVPKRLAYDELIEALETISNTEDTYIPSCLAKTVLRGMLNNEKKVKLSTRESQVLRYTALGYGNKEMANKLNLSVKTIETYKLRISEKINAQKKSDLVKYAIKEGLLKEEETIDTLNHDDTSQ